The following proteins come from a genomic window of Euwallacea fornicatus isolate EFF26 chromosome 9, ASM4011564v1, whole genome shotgun sequence:
- the LOC136340969 gene encoding uncharacterized protein isoform X6 — MTESSYPVDQEQVMMTPKGKTANSTTILIERKKVQKTNDKMHVAGGEHTGIIINKEAATENGDACIPAQLSLMFKVFLISASTKKHTQEARTLRFWFATLSSQEDSCEERQAAVAQDFFRELVSPREFPRDYVGFIKKIMKLMQHSYLDISKLEVELKILEEPVEVPSRPLSSEENSLGNLQILSQEKVLEIIESAYPNPVTIQDVAKGNNWDEEEVAHHFSNLQSRQLVKAMEHGAFTRQQSQDTQVTIVKQMPTMASAKQPTIAIITAQYCEKLAVDAMIENKETFVRYTTVGESNVYTLGNIGAHRIVCTKLPTVGHTREAMTAAGNTTTRLLGTFQKVDFVFLVGVGGGVPHYTDYNKHVRLGDVVVSCPTRNKSIYLYCENSEVSDKGYQFEIKNYSPTNFCLQEISTQLKVSSDLDPSATPPWLKYLREGLRTLSSQKEPDFNPPSSDSDKLYMSIGERDLIEVAHPVPQDNSIKRQEGCPRIHLGPVAAGRQVVKDDRLRQQLATQVGALAFDCEFDSVIESILGNCKDSFVSIRGISDYKDGTRRKEWQPYASLAAASVMKSIICGMEAPTNV, encoded by the exons ATGACCGAATCATCATATCCAGTTGACCAGGAGCAGGTGATGATGACCCCAAAGGGTAAAACTGCAAACAGTACCACAATTCTAATCGAACGAAAGAAGGTTCAGAAAACTAACGATAAAATGCATGTAGCTGGTGGCGAACACACGGGAATTATCATAAATAAAGAAGCTGCAActg AAAATGGAGATGCCTGTATCCCCGCGCAGCTGTCCCTGATGTTCAAAGTGTTCCTGATCAGCGCCAGTACCAAAAAGCACACTCAAGAGGCTCGTACTCTGAGGTTCTGGTTCGCCACTTTGTCAAGTCAGGAAGATTCATGTGAGGAAAGGCAAGCTGCAGTTGCTCAAGACTTTTTTAGAGAGTTAGTTAGCCCGAGAGAATTTCCAAGAG aTTACGTgggatttatcaaaaaaatcatgaagCTGATGCAGCACAGTTATCTGGACATTAGCAAATTGGAGGTGGAACTAAAGATCTTAGAGGAACCAGTGGAGGTCCCCAGTAGGCCTC TATCTTCCGAGGAAAACTCCCTAGGAAATCTGCAGATTCTCAGTCAAGAAAAGGTGCTTGAAATCATCGAGTCGGCTTATCCGAACCCGGTAACCATTCAGGATGTTGCGAA GGGAAATAATTGGGACGAAGAAGAGGTGGCCCatcatttttccaatttacagTCCAGACAGCTGGTCAAAGCTATGGAACATGGAGCTTTTACGAGGCAGCAGAGCCAGGACACCCAGGTTACCATTGTAAAACAGATGCCCACCATGGCCAGCGCCAAGCAGCCTACCATTGCCATTATCACTGCTCAGTATTGCGAGAAATTGGCCGTTGATGCCATGATTGAGAACAAAGAAACATTCGTTCGGTATACCACTGTAG gAGAATCCAACGTTTACACTTTGGGTAACATCGGAGCTCACAGAATTGTTTGCACCAAATTGCCCACTGTGGGACATACCCGGGAAGCAATGACTGCGGCCGGGAATACCACTACGCGTTTATTAG GTACCTTCCAGAAAGTCGACTTTGTGTTTTTGGTGGGTGTCGGAGGGGGAGTCCCCCATTACACCGACTATAACAAGCATGTGCGATTGGGGGATGTTGTGGTCTCTTGTCCTACCAGAAATAA gagCATTTACTTGTATTGCGAAAATTCCGAGGTGAGCGACAAGGGGTATCAGTTTGAGATCAAGAATTATAGCCCCACCAACTTCTGCTTACAAGAAATTTCTACTCAgctaaaa GTCTCTTCTGATTTGGACCCTTCAGCGACCCCCCCATGGTTGAAGTACCTTCGAGAGGGTCTAAGGACTCTGTCCTCGCAAAAAGAGCCAGATTTCAATCCTCCTAGCTCTGATAGCGACAAATTGTATATGAGTATAGGGGAGAGGGACTTGATTGAGGTGGCTCACCCCGTACCGCAAGATAATAGCATAAAGAG ACAAGAAGGCTGTCCGAGGATCCATTTGGGCCCAGTGGCGGCGGGCAGGCAAGTGGTCAAAGATGACCGGTTGAGACAACAATTGGCTACCCAAGTGGGCGCTTTAGCCTTCGATTGCGAATTCGATTCGGTCATCGAGTCGATTTTGGGGAATTGCAAGGACAGCTTCGTAAGCATTCGAG GTATTTCAGACTATAAAGATGGGACGAGGAGGAAAGAATGGCAGCCCTACGCTTCCCTAGCCGCTGCCAGCGTCATGAAAAGCATAATTTGCGGCATGGAGGCCCCTactaatgtttaa
- the LOC136340969 gene encoding uncharacterized protein isoform X1: protein MTESSYPVDQEQVMMTPKGKTANSTTILIERKKVQKTNDKMHVAGGEHTGIIINKEAATAENGDACIPAQLSLMFKVFLISASTKKHTQEARTLRFWFATLSSQEDSCEERQAAVAQDFFRELVSPREFPRDYVGFIKKIMKLMQHSYLDISKLEVELKILEEPVEVPSRPPKPGYCRIDLDNGCVPFFRAVSSEENSLGNLQILSQEKVLEIIESAYPNPVTIQDVAKGNNWDEEEVAHHFSNLQSRQLVKAMEHGAFTRQQSQDTQVTIVKQMPTMASAKQPTIAIITAQYCEKLAVDAMIENKETFVRYTTVGSPSPTGDYGKARFGESNVYTLGNIGAHRIVCTKLPTVGHTREAMTAAGNTTTRLLGTFQKVDFVFLVGVGGGVPHYTDYNKHVRLGDVVVSCPTRNKSIYLYCENSEVSDKGYQFEIKNYSPTNFCLQEISTQLKVSSDLDPSATPPWLKYLREGLRTLSSQKEPDFNPPSSDSDKLYMSIGERDLIEVAHPVPQDNSIKRQEGCPRIHLGPVAAGRQVVKDDRLRQQLATQVGALAFDCEFDSVIESILGNCKDSFVSIRGISDYKDGTRRKEWQPYASLAAASVMKSIICGMEAPTNV from the exons ATGACCGAATCATCATATCCAGTTGACCAGGAGCAGGTGATGATGACCCCAAAGGGTAAAACTGCAAACAGTACCACAATTCTAATCGAACGAAAGAAGGTTCAGAAAACTAACGATAAAATGCATGTAGCTGGTGGCGAACACACGGGAATTATCATAAATAAAGAAGCTGCAActg CAGAAAATGGAGATGCCTGTATCCCCGCGCAGCTGTCCCTGATGTTCAAAGTGTTCCTGATCAGCGCCAGTACCAAAAAGCACACTCAAGAGGCTCGTACTCTGAGGTTCTGGTTCGCCACTTTGTCAAGTCAGGAAGATTCATGTGAGGAAAGGCAAGCTGCAGTTGCTCAAGACTTTTTTAGAGAGTTAGTTAGCCCGAGAGAATTTCCAAGAG aTTACGTgggatttatcaaaaaaatcatgaagCTGATGCAGCACAGTTATCTGGACATTAGCAAATTGGAGGTGGAACTAAAGATCTTAGAGGAACCAGTGGAGGTCCCCAGTAGGCCTC CTAAACCCGGTTATTGTCGCATTGATCTAGACAACGGTTGTGTACCATTCTTTAGAGCAG TATCTTCCGAGGAAAACTCCCTAGGAAATCTGCAGATTCTCAGTCAAGAAAAGGTGCTTGAAATCATCGAGTCGGCTTATCCGAACCCGGTAACCATTCAGGATGTTGCGAA GGGAAATAATTGGGACGAAGAAGAGGTGGCCCatcatttttccaatttacagTCCAGACAGCTGGTCAAAGCTATGGAACATGGAGCTTTTACGAGGCAGCAGAGCCAGGACACCCAGGTTACCATTGTAAAACAGATGCCCACCATGGCCAGCGCCAAGCAGCCTACCATTGCCATTATCACTGCTCAGTATTGCGAGAAATTGGCCGTTGATGCCATGATTGAGAACAAAGAAACATTCGTTCGGTATACCACTGTAG GTTCTCCAAGTCCCACAGGTGACTATGGGAAAGCCAGATTTG gAGAATCCAACGTTTACACTTTGGGTAACATCGGAGCTCACAGAATTGTTTGCACCAAATTGCCCACTGTGGGACATACCCGGGAAGCAATGACTGCGGCCGGGAATACCACTACGCGTTTATTAG GTACCTTCCAGAAAGTCGACTTTGTGTTTTTGGTGGGTGTCGGAGGGGGAGTCCCCCATTACACCGACTATAACAAGCATGTGCGATTGGGGGATGTTGTGGTCTCTTGTCCTACCAGAAATAA gagCATTTACTTGTATTGCGAAAATTCCGAGGTGAGCGACAAGGGGTATCAGTTTGAGATCAAGAATTATAGCCCCACCAACTTCTGCTTACAAGAAATTTCTACTCAgctaaaa GTCTCTTCTGATTTGGACCCTTCAGCGACCCCCCCATGGTTGAAGTACCTTCGAGAGGGTCTAAGGACTCTGTCCTCGCAAAAAGAGCCAGATTTCAATCCTCCTAGCTCTGATAGCGACAAATTGTATATGAGTATAGGGGAGAGGGACTTGATTGAGGTGGCTCACCCCGTACCGCAAGATAATAGCATAAAGAG ACAAGAAGGCTGTCCGAGGATCCATTTGGGCCCAGTGGCGGCGGGCAGGCAAGTGGTCAAAGATGACCGGTTGAGACAACAATTGGCTACCCAAGTGGGCGCTTTAGCCTTCGATTGCGAATTCGATTCGGTCATCGAGTCGATTTTGGGGAATTGCAAGGACAGCTTCGTAAGCATTCGAG GTATTTCAGACTATAAAGATGGGACGAGGAGGAAAGAATGGCAGCCCTACGCTTCCCTAGCCGCTGCCAGCGTCATGAAAAGCATAATTTGCGGCATGGAGGCCCCTactaatgtttaa
- the LOC136340969 gene encoding uncharacterized protein isoform X3 yields MTESSYPVDQEQVMMTPKGKTANSTTILIERKKVQKTNDKMHVAGGEHTGIIINKEAATAENGDACIPAQLSLMFKVFLISASTKKHTQEARTLRFWFATLSSQEDSCEERQAAVAQDFFRELVSPREFPRDYVGFIKKIMKLMQHSYLDISKLEVELKILEEPVEVPSRPPKPGYCRIDLDNGCVPFFRAVSSEENSLGNLQILSQEKVLEIIESAYPNPVTIQDVAKGNNWDEEEVAHHFSNLQSRQLVKAMEHGAFTRQQSQDTQVTIVKQMPTMASAKQPTIAIITAQYCEKLAVDAMIENKETFVRYTTVGESNVYTLGNIGAHRIVCTKLPTVGHTREAMTAAGNTTTRLLGTFQKVDFVFLVGVGGGVPHYTDYNKHVRLGDVVVSCPTRNKSIYLYCENSEVSDKGYQFEIKNYSPTNFCLQEISTQLKVSSDLDPSATPPWLKYLREGLRTLSSQKEPDFNPPSSDSDKLYMSIGERDLIEVAHPVPQDNSIKRQEGCPRIHLGPVAAGRQVVKDDRLRQQLATQVGALAFDCEFDSVIESILGNCKDSFVSIRGISDYKDGTRRKEWQPYASLAAASVMKSIICGMEAPTNV; encoded by the exons ATGACCGAATCATCATATCCAGTTGACCAGGAGCAGGTGATGATGACCCCAAAGGGTAAAACTGCAAACAGTACCACAATTCTAATCGAACGAAAGAAGGTTCAGAAAACTAACGATAAAATGCATGTAGCTGGTGGCGAACACACGGGAATTATCATAAATAAAGAAGCTGCAActg CAGAAAATGGAGATGCCTGTATCCCCGCGCAGCTGTCCCTGATGTTCAAAGTGTTCCTGATCAGCGCCAGTACCAAAAAGCACACTCAAGAGGCTCGTACTCTGAGGTTCTGGTTCGCCACTTTGTCAAGTCAGGAAGATTCATGTGAGGAAAGGCAAGCTGCAGTTGCTCAAGACTTTTTTAGAGAGTTAGTTAGCCCGAGAGAATTTCCAAGAG aTTACGTgggatttatcaaaaaaatcatgaagCTGATGCAGCACAGTTATCTGGACATTAGCAAATTGGAGGTGGAACTAAAGATCTTAGAGGAACCAGTGGAGGTCCCCAGTAGGCCTC CTAAACCCGGTTATTGTCGCATTGATCTAGACAACGGTTGTGTACCATTCTTTAGAGCAG TATCTTCCGAGGAAAACTCCCTAGGAAATCTGCAGATTCTCAGTCAAGAAAAGGTGCTTGAAATCATCGAGTCGGCTTATCCGAACCCGGTAACCATTCAGGATGTTGCGAA GGGAAATAATTGGGACGAAGAAGAGGTGGCCCatcatttttccaatttacagTCCAGACAGCTGGTCAAAGCTATGGAACATGGAGCTTTTACGAGGCAGCAGAGCCAGGACACCCAGGTTACCATTGTAAAACAGATGCCCACCATGGCCAGCGCCAAGCAGCCTACCATTGCCATTATCACTGCTCAGTATTGCGAGAAATTGGCCGTTGATGCCATGATTGAGAACAAAGAAACATTCGTTCGGTATACCACTGTAG gAGAATCCAACGTTTACACTTTGGGTAACATCGGAGCTCACAGAATTGTTTGCACCAAATTGCCCACTGTGGGACATACCCGGGAAGCAATGACTGCGGCCGGGAATACCACTACGCGTTTATTAG GTACCTTCCAGAAAGTCGACTTTGTGTTTTTGGTGGGTGTCGGAGGGGGAGTCCCCCATTACACCGACTATAACAAGCATGTGCGATTGGGGGATGTTGTGGTCTCTTGTCCTACCAGAAATAA gagCATTTACTTGTATTGCGAAAATTCCGAGGTGAGCGACAAGGGGTATCAGTTTGAGATCAAGAATTATAGCCCCACCAACTTCTGCTTACAAGAAATTTCTACTCAgctaaaa GTCTCTTCTGATTTGGACCCTTCAGCGACCCCCCCATGGTTGAAGTACCTTCGAGAGGGTCTAAGGACTCTGTCCTCGCAAAAAGAGCCAGATTTCAATCCTCCTAGCTCTGATAGCGACAAATTGTATATGAGTATAGGGGAGAGGGACTTGATTGAGGTGGCTCACCCCGTACCGCAAGATAATAGCATAAAGAG ACAAGAAGGCTGTCCGAGGATCCATTTGGGCCCAGTGGCGGCGGGCAGGCAAGTGGTCAAAGATGACCGGTTGAGACAACAATTGGCTACCCAAGTGGGCGCTTTAGCCTTCGATTGCGAATTCGATTCGGTCATCGAGTCGATTTTGGGGAATTGCAAGGACAGCTTCGTAAGCATTCGAG GTATTTCAGACTATAAAGATGGGACGAGGAGGAAAGAATGGCAGCCCTACGCTTCCCTAGCCGCTGCCAGCGTCATGAAAAGCATAATTTGCGGCATGGAGGCCCCTactaatgtttaa
- the LOC136340969 gene encoding uncharacterized protein isoform X4 — protein MTESSYPVDQEQVMMTPKGKTANSTTILIERKKVQKTNDKMHVAGGEHTGIIINKEAATAENGDACIPAQLSLMFKVFLISASTKKHTQEARTLRFWFATLSSQEDSCEERQAAVAQDFFRELVSPREFPRDYVGFIKKIMKLMQHSYLDISKLEVELKILEEPVEVPSRPLSSEENSLGNLQILSQEKVLEIIESAYPNPVTIQDVAKGNNWDEEEVAHHFSNLQSRQLVKAMEHGAFTRQQSQDTQVTIVKQMPTMASAKQPTIAIITAQYCEKLAVDAMIENKETFVRYTTVGSPSPTGDYGKARFGESNVYTLGNIGAHRIVCTKLPTVGHTREAMTAAGNTTTRLLGTFQKVDFVFLVGVGGGVPHYTDYNKHVRLGDVVVSCPTRNKSIYLYCENSEVSDKGYQFEIKNYSPTNFCLQEISTQLKVSSDLDPSATPPWLKYLREGLRTLSSQKEPDFNPPSSDSDKLYMSIGERDLIEVAHPVPQDNSIKRQEGCPRIHLGPVAAGRQVVKDDRLRQQLATQVGALAFDCEFDSVIESILGNCKDSFVSIRGISDYKDGTRRKEWQPYASLAAASVMKSIICGMEAPTNV, from the exons ATGACCGAATCATCATATCCAGTTGACCAGGAGCAGGTGATGATGACCCCAAAGGGTAAAACTGCAAACAGTACCACAATTCTAATCGAACGAAAGAAGGTTCAGAAAACTAACGATAAAATGCATGTAGCTGGTGGCGAACACACGGGAATTATCATAAATAAAGAAGCTGCAActg CAGAAAATGGAGATGCCTGTATCCCCGCGCAGCTGTCCCTGATGTTCAAAGTGTTCCTGATCAGCGCCAGTACCAAAAAGCACACTCAAGAGGCTCGTACTCTGAGGTTCTGGTTCGCCACTTTGTCAAGTCAGGAAGATTCATGTGAGGAAAGGCAAGCTGCAGTTGCTCAAGACTTTTTTAGAGAGTTAGTTAGCCCGAGAGAATTTCCAAGAG aTTACGTgggatttatcaaaaaaatcatgaagCTGATGCAGCACAGTTATCTGGACATTAGCAAATTGGAGGTGGAACTAAAGATCTTAGAGGAACCAGTGGAGGTCCCCAGTAGGCCTC TATCTTCCGAGGAAAACTCCCTAGGAAATCTGCAGATTCTCAGTCAAGAAAAGGTGCTTGAAATCATCGAGTCGGCTTATCCGAACCCGGTAACCATTCAGGATGTTGCGAA GGGAAATAATTGGGACGAAGAAGAGGTGGCCCatcatttttccaatttacagTCCAGACAGCTGGTCAAAGCTATGGAACATGGAGCTTTTACGAGGCAGCAGAGCCAGGACACCCAGGTTACCATTGTAAAACAGATGCCCACCATGGCCAGCGCCAAGCAGCCTACCATTGCCATTATCACTGCTCAGTATTGCGAGAAATTGGCCGTTGATGCCATGATTGAGAACAAAGAAACATTCGTTCGGTATACCACTGTAG GTTCTCCAAGTCCCACAGGTGACTATGGGAAAGCCAGATTTG gAGAATCCAACGTTTACACTTTGGGTAACATCGGAGCTCACAGAATTGTTTGCACCAAATTGCCCACTGTGGGACATACCCGGGAAGCAATGACTGCGGCCGGGAATACCACTACGCGTTTATTAG GTACCTTCCAGAAAGTCGACTTTGTGTTTTTGGTGGGTGTCGGAGGGGGAGTCCCCCATTACACCGACTATAACAAGCATGTGCGATTGGGGGATGTTGTGGTCTCTTGTCCTACCAGAAATAA gagCATTTACTTGTATTGCGAAAATTCCGAGGTGAGCGACAAGGGGTATCAGTTTGAGATCAAGAATTATAGCCCCACCAACTTCTGCTTACAAGAAATTTCTACTCAgctaaaa GTCTCTTCTGATTTGGACCCTTCAGCGACCCCCCCATGGTTGAAGTACCTTCGAGAGGGTCTAAGGACTCTGTCCTCGCAAAAAGAGCCAGATTTCAATCCTCCTAGCTCTGATAGCGACAAATTGTATATGAGTATAGGGGAGAGGGACTTGATTGAGGTGGCTCACCCCGTACCGCAAGATAATAGCATAAAGAG ACAAGAAGGCTGTCCGAGGATCCATTTGGGCCCAGTGGCGGCGGGCAGGCAAGTGGTCAAAGATGACCGGTTGAGACAACAATTGGCTACCCAAGTGGGCGCTTTAGCCTTCGATTGCGAATTCGATTCGGTCATCGAGTCGATTTTGGGGAATTGCAAGGACAGCTTCGTAAGCATTCGAG GTATTTCAGACTATAAAGATGGGACGAGGAGGAAAGAATGGCAGCCCTACGCTTCCCTAGCCGCTGCCAGCGTCATGAAAAGCATAATTTGCGGCATGGAGGCCCCTactaatgtttaa
- the LOC136340969 gene encoding uncharacterized protein isoform X2, with amino-acid sequence MTESSYPVDQEQVMMTPKGKTANSTTILIERKKVQKTNDKMHVAGGEHTGIIINKEAATENGDACIPAQLSLMFKVFLISASTKKHTQEARTLRFWFATLSSQEDSCEERQAAVAQDFFRELVSPREFPRDYVGFIKKIMKLMQHSYLDISKLEVELKILEEPVEVPSRPPKPGYCRIDLDNGCVPFFRAVSSEENSLGNLQILSQEKVLEIIESAYPNPVTIQDVAKGNNWDEEEVAHHFSNLQSRQLVKAMEHGAFTRQQSQDTQVTIVKQMPTMASAKQPTIAIITAQYCEKLAVDAMIENKETFVRYTTVGSPSPTGDYGKARFGESNVYTLGNIGAHRIVCTKLPTVGHTREAMTAAGNTTTRLLGTFQKVDFVFLVGVGGGVPHYTDYNKHVRLGDVVVSCPTRNKSIYLYCENSEVSDKGYQFEIKNYSPTNFCLQEISTQLKVSSDLDPSATPPWLKYLREGLRTLSSQKEPDFNPPSSDSDKLYMSIGERDLIEVAHPVPQDNSIKRQEGCPRIHLGPVAAGRQVVKDDRLRQQLATQVGALAFDCEFDSVIESILGNCKDSFVSIRGISDYKDGTRRKEWQPYASLAAASVMKSIICGMEAPTNV; translated from the exons ATGACCGAATCATCATATCCAGTTGACCAGGAGCAGGTGATGATGACCCCAAAGGGTAAAACTGCAAACAGTACCACAATTCTAATCGAACGAAAGAAGGTTCAGAAAACTAACGATAAAATGCATGTAGCTGGTGGCGAACACACGGGAATTATCATAAATAAAGAAGCTGCAActg AAAATGGAGATGCCTGTATCCCCGCGCAGCTGTCCCTGATGTTCAAAGTGTTCCTGATCAGCGCCAGTACCAAAAAGCACACTCAAGAGGCTCGTACTCTGAGGTTCTGGTTCGCCACTTTGTCAAGTCAGGAAGATTCATGTGAGGAAAGGCAAGCTGCAGTTGCTCAAGACTTTTTTAGAGAGTTAGTTAGCCCGAGAGAATTTCCAAGAG aTTACGTgggatttatcaaaaaaatcatgaagCTGATGCAGCACAGTTATCTGGACATTAGCAAATTGGAGGTGGAACTAAAGATCTTAGAGGAACCAGTGGAGGTCCCCAGTAGGCCTC CTAAACCCGGTTATTGTCGCATTGATCTAGACAACGGTTGTGTACCATTCTTTAGAGCAG TATCTTCCGAGGAAAACTCCCTAGGAAATCTGCAGATTCTCAGTCAAGAAAAGGTGCTTGAAATCATCGAGTCGGCTTATCCGAACCCGGTAACCATTCAGGATGTTGCGAA GGGAAATAATTGGGACGAAGAAGAGGTGGCCCatcatttttccaatttacagTCCAGACAGCTGGTCAAAGCTATGGAACATGGAGCTTTTACGAGGCAGCAGAGCCAGGACACCCAGGTTACCATTGTAAAACAGATGCCCACCATGGCCAGCGCCAAGCAGCCTACCATTGCCATTATCACTGCTCAGTATTGCGAGAAATTGGCCGTTGATGCCATGATTGAGAACAAAGAAACATTCGTTCGGTATACCACTGTAG GTTCTCCAAGTCCCACAGGTGACTATGGGAAAGCCAGATTTG gAGAATCCAACGTTTACACTTTGGGTAACATCGGAGCTCACAGAATTGTTTGCACCAAATTGCCCACTGTGGGACATACCCGGGAAGCAATGACTGCGGCCGGGAATACCACTACGCGTTTATTAG GTACCTTCCAGAAAGTCGACTTTGTGTTTTTGGTGGGTGTCGGAGGGGGAGTCCCCCATTACACCGACTATAACAAGCATGTGCGATTGGGGGATGTTGTGGTCTCTTGTCCTACCAGAAATAA gagCATTTACTTGTATTGCGAAAATTCCGAGGTGAGCGACAAGGGGTATCAGTTTGAGATCAAGAATTATAGCCCCACCAACTTCTGCTTACAAGAAATTTCTACTCAgctaaaa GTCTCTTCTGATTTGGACCCTTCAGCGACCCCCCCATGGTTGAAGTACCTTCGAGAGGGTCTAAGGACTCTGTCCTCGCAAAAAGAGCCAGATTTCAATCCTCCTAGCTCTGATAGCGACAAATTGTATATGAGTATAGGGGAGAGGGACTTGATTGAGGTGGCTCACCCCGTACCGCAAGATAATAGCATAAAGAG ACAAGAAGGCTGTCCGAGGATCCATTTGGGCCCAGTGGCGGCGGGCAGGCAAGTGGTCAAAGATGACCGGTTGAGACAACAATTGGCTACCCAAGTGGGCGCTTTAGCCTTCGATTGCGAATTCGATTCGGTCATCGAGTCGATTTTGGGGAATTGCAAGGACAGCTTCGTAAGCATTCGAG GTATTTCAGACTATAAAGATGGGACGAGGAGGAAAGAATGGCAGCCCTACGCTTCCCTAGCCGCTGCCAGCGTCATGAAAAGCATAATTTGCGGCATGGAGGCCCCTactaatgtttaa
- the LOC136340969 gene encoding uncharacterized protein isoform X5 — MTESSYPVDQEQVMMTPKGKTANSTTILIERKKVQKTNDKMHVAGGEHTGIIINKEAATENGDACIPAQLSLMFKVFLISASTKKHTQEARTLRFWFATLSSQEDSCEERQAAVAQDFFRELVSPREFPRDYVGFIKKIMKLMQHSYLDISKLEVELKILEEPVEVPSRPLSSEENSLGNLQILSQEKVLEIIESAYPNPVTIQDVAKGNNWDEEEVAHHFSNLQSRQLVKAMEHGAFTRQQSQDTQVTIVKQMPTMASAKQPTIAIITAQYCEKLAVDAMIENKETFVRYTTVGSPSPTGDYGKARFGESNVYTLGNIGAHRIVCTKLPTVGHTREAMTAAGNTTTRLLGTFQKVDFVFLVGVGGGVPHYTDYNKHVRLGDVVVSCPTRNKSIYLYCENSEVSDKGYQFEIKNYSPTNFCLQEISTQLKVSSDLDPSATPPWLKYLREGLRTLSSQKEPDFNPPSSDSDKLYMSIGERDLIEVAHPVPQDNSIKRQEGCPRIHLGPVAAGRQVVKDDRLRQQLATQVGALAFDCEFDSVIESILGNCKDSFVSIRGISDYKDGTRRKEWQPYASLAAASVMKSIICGMEAPTNV; from the exons ATGACCGAATCATCATATCCAGTTGACCAGGAGCAGGTGATGATGACCCCAAAGGGTAAAACTGCAAACAGTACCACAATTCTAATCGAACGAAAGAAGGTTCAGAAAACTAACGATAAAATGCATGTAGCTGGTGGCGAACACACGGGAATTATCATAAATAAAGAAGCTGCAActg AAAATGGAGATGCCTGTATCCCCGCGCAGCTGTCCCTGATGTTCAAAGTGTTCCTGATCAGCGCCAGTACCAAAAAGCACACTCAAGAGGCTCGTACTCTGAGGTTCTGGTTCGCCACTTTGTCAAGTCAGGAAGATTCATGTGAGGAAAGGCAAGCTGCAGTTGCTCAAGACTTTTTTAGAGAGTTAGTTAGCCCGAGAGAATTTCCAAGAG aTTACGTgggatttatcaaaaaaatcatgaagCTGATGCAGCACAGTTATCTGGACATTAGCAAATTGGAGGTGGAACTAAAGATCTTAGAGGAACCAGTGGAGGTCCCCAGTAGGCCTC TATCTTCCGAGGAAAACTCCCTAGGAAATCTGCAGATTCTCAGTCAAGAAAAGGTGCTTGAAATCATCGAGTCGGCTTATCCGAACCCGGTAACCATTCAGGATGTTGCGAA GGGAAATAATTGGGACGAAGAAGAGGTGGCCCatcatttttccaatttacagTCCAGACAGCTGGTCAAAGCTATGGAACATGGAGCTTTTACGAGGCAGCAGAGCCAGGACACCCAGGTTACCATTGTAAAACAGATGCCCACCATGGCCAGCGCCAAGCAGCCTACCATTGCCATTATCACTGCTCAGTATTGCGAGAAATTGGCCGTTGATGCCATGATTGAGAACAAAGAAACATTCGTTCGGTATACCACTGTAG GTTCTCCAAGTCCCACAGGTGACTATGGGAAAGCCAGATTTG gAGAATCCAACGTTTACACTTTGGGTAACATCGGAGCTCACAGAATTGTTTGCACCAAATTGCCCACTGTGGGACATACCCGGGAAGCAATGACTGCGGCCGGGAATACCACTACGCGTTTATTAG GTACCTTCCAGAAAGTCGACTTTGTGTTTTTGGTGGGTGTCGGAGGGGGAGTCCCCCATTACACCGACTATAACAAGCATGTGCGATTGGGGGATGTTGTGGTCTCTTGTCCTACCAGAAATAA gagCATTTACTTGTATTGCGAAAATTCCGAGGTGAGCGACAAGGGGTATCAGTTTGAGATCAAGAATTATAGCCCCACCAACTTCTGCTTACAAGAAATTTCTACTCAgctaaaa GTCTCTTCTGATTTGGACCCTTCAGCGACCCCCCCATGGTTGAAGTACCTTCGAGAGGGTCTAAGGACTCTGTCCTCGCAAAAAGAGCCAGATTTCAATCCTCCTAGCTCTGATAGCGACAAATTGTATATGAGTATAGGGGAGAGGGACTTGATTGAGGTGGCTCACCCCGTACCGCAAGATAATAGCATAAAGAG ACAAGAAGGCTGTCCGAGGATCCATTTGGGCCCAGTGGCGGCGGGCAGGCAAGTGGTCAAAGATGACCGGTTGAGACAACAATTGGCTACCCAAGTGGGCGCTTTAGCCTTCGATTGCGAATTCGATTCGGTCATCGAGTCGATTTTGGGGAATTGCAAGGACAGCTTCGTAAGCATTCGAG GTATTTCAGACTATAAAGATGGGACGAGGAGGAAAGAATGGCAGCCCTACGCTTCCCTAGCCGCTGCCAGCGTCATGAAAAGCATAATTTGCGGCATGGAGGCCCCTactaatgtttaa